The nucleotide sequence tatgatcaagTCTCTCTTCATCCAAATAAGTTTGTAAATCAGTCTCTTTTCTGGAAGGTCCGCACAATTTACTTTGATAATTACTAAAATCTTCTAATTCACTTGAAGGAATGATTGGACTACCTCTATCAGACCTTTGTGAAGATGAAACACTTAGCTCATTAGAGGACAAGAGatattcttgaaaaaaaagtttcatcTTATCAAGAATCTCATTAGCAATTTTCACTCCTCCATCATTACCAAACAGCTTCACATAGCAGTATTCAACAAACTGTAACTTATATCTAGGATCTAAGATGACCGCAAAAGAAAGAATAACACTGTAACAGCTCCAGTATTTGTCAAATTTGGTCTTCATGCTTTTGGCCATGCAACATATTTGATCTTGATTAACAGATACATCATGATAAACACATGCAACTTCTTTGAGTTTCATTTGAATTCTCCATACAGCACTAAAATAAAGGTTTGCAGTTGGATAATTGCTACCTGAGAATAAAGTTGTGATATCATAAAATGGCTTCAAAAACTCATCAATTGTGATATCTAATTAATGTGGGACTAAATGTTAATAATCATAATTCAAGACGTCTATGTAGTTATGAAATAATTCATCGTATAATTATCGGACATGATTAGCTCAGCTGTACTAAATAAATAGCTTTGCGTGTCAAAAAGGAAAACTTTGTGCTATCATACACATCAGCAAACGATGAAATAATTTGGAAAAAGTTGCTATGTGATGAGAAATAATTTggaaataataattacaaagcTAAGTGATGTTGATAGTTTGGATAATTGCTAACTGAGAATAAAGTTGTGATATCATAAAATGGCTTCAAAAACTCAGCAATAGCTTCTGCCTCAATCCACTCGCTATCCGATAAACTCTCAAAATGAGGATCAATGTCTTGTAGGAGGGAAAATGCGTCCTTTAAACCAATAGTACTATCAAGCATCAAATAACTGGAATTCCACCTAATAGGCATGTCTTGACGAAGTTGCTTAGAACTTACGTTTGAGAGTTGGTCTAAACAACTTTTGAACTTTAACTTTCTTGCCTCCGAGCCTCTTATATACTTCACGCACAATCTAATCTTATCCAAAGAACCTTCAATAACTTTTATACCATCATGAACAATTAGGTTTAACACGTGTGCCCCACATCGAACATGAAAATATGCCCCACCAGCCATAAGAGAAGTTCCAAATGATGGATGTTTCTTCAAAATATTGACCATTGCATCATTATTAGATGCATTATCCAAAGTAAGTGTGAAGATTTTTTTCTCGATACCCCAATCCTTTAAGAGACTTACTAACTTCTCAGCCAAATTAACCCCGGTATGAGGTGGTGGAAAGTGAAAGAAAGCTAACACTTTTTTCTCCAACTCCCATTTCATATTAACAAAATGGGCAGTCAAGACCATATATTGGTCAGTATTTATCGCTGACCACAAGTCAGATGTTAAGCAAATTTTCCCTGGGATTGAATGTAAATagcattttaaattttctttttcgcTTCTAAACAACTTTAGAACATCAGCCTTTGCTGTGTTTCTAGAAATCCGCTTAGCATGAGGATGCAAAAAAGAGTGTAAATCATGAATTCCGTCGTGttcaacaaaggaaaaagaataATTGTTCTTGACAATTACCTCAGCAATCTAGGACAAAAACGTTGTCTAAAGAGGTTGTAGCAAAAACTATGACAACAATCATCAGAAAATCTTCAAACGTTGTCAAACAAACAACTATGAAAACACTACAAAATCAACTAAGaaaacacaaacaacaacaatctcAGATAACCCAATTCAGAAAACGCAACAAAATCACATTACAATATAATAGAGACTCACAAAGGCATAGAAGAATCGATTTCAAATTTGAAGAGGAAGAATCGAATCGTCGTCGGAATTTGAATCAATAGGAAGTAGGAACAGAAGAATCGATTTCAGATTTGAAGAGGAAGAATCGAATCGCTGACAATTGCTACATATGTTCACAACGAATTTCAGATTTCAAGAGAAATTTGGAGAAGAAATTAGGGTTCAGTTTTTAATTTGGGgaagaaattagggttgagttttatttggggaagaaataagctatttttttttttttggttacaaataaGCTATTCACTATCtagcttttaatttttttaattgtttcttttttttgttttaatttgttatttttttattcaaatgatccattggataaaaaataaacaataaaaagtgATCCATTGGATCTTTAAAATCAATTGGATGGACTAGATCCATCCATATTGTttaatggatggattggatacaatccattaaaaataaaaaatgttttatggatggattggatggattTTGTAGTGGATGGATCGGATGGATATGGATTTCATGGATCTAATTGCCACCCCTACAATGAACCTTCAAGTTCTGGGGTCACTACACTAGTGAAAATTACTATGTTGCCCGTAAGTTAGAGAATGATTGTGGGATATTTACAAAAGGACACTTTCACGGCTGAGTCGGATAGATAACCAAGTCTACAGAATGTGAGGAACATAGACAAAGTTGTGAATTTTGGTCGTGGTGTATATCTTTGATTAAATTGACGGTTAGCTTGGCAAAATCACGATAGACAAGCACGAAGTGAATACCACAGTCGCTCCAAACATGTACATAGCCAAGCTCACTCGGCGTTTTTCCGCTTAGAGATTACTTTAAGATATGATTGAAAGATGAAgtaaaattgcaattaaaaaTCTCTTTTTATACTATTTAGTGAGTTGTTGTATAAGTTAAGTTTTTCAAACAAGAGGGGTCATATATGTATGTTAATGTTAGTTCTGTTGAATTTTTGGTAGCATGCTTTGATTCAAGCTTGATTTTCTCATTCCTTCTGAACATGGAGCTTTCCAAGCTTTAAAATGAAATTGTGTTACACTTTGACAAAAtacgaaaattgatttttaacagactTACCAAACATATAGTATCTCTGTCTTTGCTGTTGGAGTTTCCAAACAAATGCCAAAGACACTTGTGAAACTTgtgttaataaataaaaaaatgctacACCTAAAACAAATTACGTTAATGAATTGAGGACACATTCAGCTCATCTCAACTTGAATCCTCCAAAGTCAATGAAGTTCAGCCATGACCAAGCCTTGTGTAGTTAAAGCTCTCACAT is from Medicago truncatula cultivar Jemalong A17 chromosome 1, MtrunA17r5.0-ANR, whole genome shotgun sequence and encodes:
- the LOC112417661 gene encoding zinc finger BED domain-containing protein DAYSLEEPER-like; protein product: MKLKEVACVYHDVSVNQDQICCMAKSMKTKFDKYWSCYSVILSFAVILDPRYKLQFVEYCYVKLFGNDGGVKIANEILDKMKLFFQEYLLSSNELSVSSSQRSDRGSPIIPSSELEDFSNYQSKLCGPSRKETDLQTYLDEERLDHNQYANLDVLEYWKVNEGKYPEVSKMARDILSIPITTVASESSFSIGGRILDKYRSVLLPENVEALLCSHDWLCGTPAGISHDGPQFVEELSSFSSMNLT